In Treponema primitia ZAS-2, a genomic segment contains:
- the mfd gene encoding transcription-repair coupling factor: protein MNALSFPSFLKKIVASDAVSRVLDEFKGGKFPLEIEGAEGSFGAILLSALFQTNHDNLLAVTPSEREAAELATDLETLGVPVALFPWWGTVSYREMAPLSTVFGERTRVLGSLARSIEAGPGNRGIVVVPERAFLTPLPPPEYIRSLLITLKPGGKIDTIALAETLSGYGYIRVPRVQVHGEFALRGEVLDILMGGDDSAYRVLFDFDQVESIKRFDPVDQSSLGPGDREKVGELVIRPLKEVVWSDERIETLSRNLASFPEFANQGRAMLEELMTRRGAGGEELFFPLAFEGGAAALTDYFAPGAGVCYLERERLENAQESLEREYHSFYTKALREREVPAPERILLKFADLAGRLPRQVSFMTIKGNAETEAKRIMVSCDPPRSFFGNINYLKEEFSVLAAQGWELVVAAESETQAGRLTELFKDEKVTVAAAPLSMGFALPDSKFMLVQENEIFGRRKRPPRSLKQVRSVAIDTFVELNPGDFVVHINYGIGLFKGIERIKALGHERDYIKLEYLGEEIVFVPIEQVNLVQRYIGNEGSPPRMDKLGSKSWENRKGRVKKSVEDIAEKLIELYSKRKASRGFAFPQDSEWQTMFEAAFPFDETEDQLRCVEEIKDDMESTHPMDRLICGDVGYGKTEVAVRACFKAVMGGKQVAFLAPTTILAEQHFENFQERFSQFPIRLGMLSRFVDRAAARKTLEAVQKGEIDILVGTHRIIQKDVSFRDLGLIVIDEEQRFGVKDKERLKELKHNVDCLTLSATPIPRTLHMSLLKIRDMSLLATPPNNRHPIETVIGEYNEDRLAAAIRAEVERGGQVFFLHNRVESLNETRIRIEHLAPEMLVETAHGQMDAQDLEDVMHRFIHGGFHVLVSTTIIENGIDIPNVNTIIIDRADMYGVSQLYQLRGRVGRSDRVAYAYLFYPRDRALSELAMKRLQVISDFTELGSGFKIAMKDMEIRGAGNLLGREQSGDIYSVGFDLYLRLLDDAVRRLENSQYEAETETLLELEYTGFIPDFYIDGAQEKMEVYKKIAAVKTRDELESLHGELMDRFGPPPDEAASLLALAEIRIICRDISVFSLRERGGSVKVEFGKVSRVKIDRLLRLMKESSGRVKLDPKAPNVLILQTGSIGLKEKSEFIREKLAALAG from the coding sequence ATGAATGCCTTATCCTTTCCTTCGTTCTTAAAAAAAATAGTCGCTTCCGACGCAGTTTCCAGGGTTCTGGACGAATTCAAGGGGGGCAAATTCCCCCTGGAGATAGAGGGCGCCGAGGGCTCCTTTGGGGCAATACTCCTGTCCGCCCTGTTCCAGACCAATCACGATAATCTGTTGGCGGTGACCCCCTCGGAGCGGGAGGCGGCGGAGCTGGCCACGGACCTGGAAACCCTGGGTGTCCCGGTGGCCTTGTTTCCCTGGTGGGGAACCGTTTCCTACCGGGAAATGGCCCCCCTTTCCACGGTATTCGGGGAGCGCACCCGGGTTTTGGGCTCCCTGGCCAGGTCTATAGAAGCGGGTCCGGGGAACCGGGGCATTGTGGTGGTCCCGGAACGGGCCTTCCTCACCCCCTTGCCGCCCCCGGAGTATATCCGCAGCCTACTCATTACTCTTAAACCGGGTGGTAAAATCGATACTATCGCCCTGGCTGAGACCCTGTCGGGTTACGGGTATATCCGGGTTCCACGAGTCCAGGTCCACGGGGAATTCGCCCTGCGCGGGGAGGTGCTGGACATACTCATGGGCGGGGATGATTCGGCTTACCGGGTCCTCTTTGACTTTGACCAGGTGGAGTCCATCAAGCGTTTTGACCCGGTGGACCAGAGCAGCTTGGGGCCGGGGGACCGGGAAAAGGTCGGCGAGTTGGTGATCCGGCCCCTGAAGGAAGTGGTCTGGTCCGATGAGCGTATAGAGACCCTGAGCCGGAACCTGGCATCCTTTCCGGAATTTGCCAATCAGGGCCGGGCCATGCTTGAAGAGCTGATGACCCGGCGGGGCGCCGGCGGAGAGGAACTGTTTTTCCCCCTGGCCTTTGAAGGGGGGGCAGCGGCGCTGACGGACTACTTTGCGCCTGGTGCCGGGGTTTGCTATCTGGAACGGGAACGGCTGGAGAACGCCCAGGAATCCCTGGAACGGGAATACCACAGTTTTTATACCAAAGCTTTGCGGGAGCGGGAAGTCCCGGCGCCGGAACGGATACTGCTGAAATTTGCGGACCTGGCGGGACGTTTGCCCCGGCAGGTGTCGTTCATGACTATTAAGGGGAATGCCGAAACTGAGGCCAAGCGGATCATGGTATCCTGCGATCCCCCGCGTAGTTTTTTTGGCAACATCAATTATCTCAAGGAAGAGTTTTCGGTTTTGGCTGCCCAGGGCTGGGAACTGGTGGTGGCCGCAGAATCGGAAACCCAGGCGGGGCGGCTGACCGAGCTTTTCAAGGACGAGAAGGTTACTGTCGCCGCGGCGCCCCTTTCCATGGGCTTTGCCCTGCCGGACAGTAAATTTATGCTGGTCCAGGAAAACGAGATTTTCGGCCGGCGGAAACGGCCTCCCCGGTCTCTCAAGCAGGTGCGCAGCGTTGCTATTGACACTTTTGTTGAGCTTAACCCTGGGGACTTTGTGGTGCACATAAACTACGGCATCGGGCTTTTTAAGGGGATTGAGCGGATAAAGGCCCTGGGGCACGAGCGGGACTATATCAAGCTGGAATACCTGGGCGAAGAAATCGTCTTTGTCCCCATTGAGCAGGTCAACCTGGTTCAGCGCTATATCGGCAACGAAGGCAGCCCGCCACGGATGGACAAGCTGGGTTCCAAAAGCTGGGAAAACCGCAAGGGGCGGGTCAAGAAATCCGTTGAGGATATCGCAGAAAAACTAATCGAGCTTTACTCCAAGCGCAAGGCTTCCCGGGGTTTTGCCTTTCCCCAGGACAGCGAATGGCAGACCATGTTTGAGGCGGCCTTTCCCTTTGACGAAACCGAGGATCAGCTCCGCTGTGTGGAGGAGATTAAGGACGACATGGAAAGCACCCACCCCATGGACCGGCTGATCTGCGGGGACGTGGGGTACGGCAAAACAGAAGTGGCGGTGCGGGCCTGCTTCAAGGCTGTCATGGGGGGCAAGCAGGTAGCGTTTCTGGCCCCCACAACGATACTGGCGGAACAGCACTTTGAAAATTTCCAGGAACGGTTCTCCCAGTTTCCCATACGCCTGGGTATGCTCTCCCGCTTCGTTGACCGGGCCGCAGCACGGAAGACCCTGGAAGCGGTACAGAAGGGCGAAATAGATATACTGGTGGGGACCCATCGGATCATCCAGAAGGATGTGAGTTTCCGGGACCTGGGGCTCATTGTTATTGACGAAGAACAGCGTTTCGGGGTGAAGGACAAGGAGCGTCTCAAGGAACTCAAGCACAATGTTGACTGCCTGACCCTTTCCGCCACCCCCATACCCCGGACCCTCCACATGAGCCTTCTCAAGATCCGGGACATGAGCCTCCTGGCAACCCCTCCCAATAACCGCCACCCCATTGAAACGGTAATCGGCGAATACAACGAGGACCGGCTTGCGGCGGCCATACGGGCGGAGGTCGAGCGGGGCGGGCAGGTATTCTTTCTGCACAATAGGGTGGAAAGCCTCAATGAAACCCGGATACGGATAGAACATCTGGCGCCGGAGATGCTGGTGGAAACCGCCCACGGGCAAATGGACGCCCAGGACCTGGAAGACGTGATGCACCGGTTTATTCACGGGGGCTTCCATGTCCTGGTGTCCACCACCATTATTGAGAACGGCATCGATATTCCCAATGTGAACACCATTATTATCGACCGGGCGGACATGTACGGGGTGTCCCAGCTGTACCAACTTCGGGGGCGGGTAGGGCGGTCCGACCGGGTGGCCTACGCGTACCTTTTCTACCCCCGGGACCGGGCCCTGTCGGAGCTGGCCATGAAGCGGCTCCAGGTTATTTCGGACTTTACCGAGCTGGGTTCGGGGTTCAAGATCGCCATGAAGGACATGGAGATCCGGGGCGCCGGAAACCTCCTGGGCCGGGAACAGTCCGGGGATATTTATTCTGTGGGCTTTGACCTCTACCTCCGTCTCCTGGACGATGCGGTACGGCGGCTGGAAAATTCCCAGTACGAGGCGGAAACAGAAACCCTGCTGGAGCTGGAATACACGGGGTTCATTCCGGATTTTTACATAGACGGGGCTCAGGAAAAGATGGAAGTCTACAAGAAGATCGCCGCAGTAAAAACCCGGGATGAACTGGAAAGCCTCCACGGGGAACTTATGGACCGCTTCGGCCCCCCCCCGGACGAGGCCGCATCCCTGTTGGCCCTGGCTGAAATACGCATCATCTGCCGGGACATCTCGGTGTTCTCCCTCAGGGAGCGGGGCGGTTCGGTGAAGGTTGAATTTGGCAAGGTTTCCAGGGTAAAAATAGACCGGCTCCTGCGGCTCATGAAGGAATCTTCAGGCCGGGTTAAGCTTGATCCTAAGGCCCCCAATGTGCTGATATTACAGACCGGGAGCATAGGCTTAAAAGAAAAGAGCGAATTCATCCGTGAAAAGCTGGCGGCTTTAGCGGGCTGA
- a CDS encoding Swt1 family HEPN domain-containing protein, giving the protein MKKSEIAMYTKLYQYLLMLKDPLYVFISQILQHLSPDLWWEKYVVPYIEEKYNKDYKHLDFLDLINVLYHNWQPIKSYIKKNYSIPDCDRYIYVISDMHYIRNFVSHTRETNMSPYKYNKHLATIVDFAKFIHTGEGLVSTLEKEVQKSNQDYTFTVYNTESNVNREELIYFIEKNVLSKAVDKGDVLDPSIRESLIRTSIRIKNMKTTDEILSFFKGALKSPRGQKVRDELHAHGLKSFEDIYDEIAQKYTPK; this is encoded by the coding sequence ATGAAAAAGTCTGAAATTGCCATGTATACCAAGCTATATCAATATCTTCTCATGCTCAAAGACCCATTGTATGTTTTCATCAGCCAAATACTCCAGCACCTTTCCCCTGATTTATGGTGGGAAAAATATGTCGTTCCCTACATAGAGGAAAAATATAACAAGGATTACAAACACCTTGATTTCCTTGATTTGATAAATGTCCTCTATCATAATTGGCAGCCAATAAAAAGTTATATCAAGAAAAATTATTCAATACCTGATTGTGACAGGTACATCTATGTGATAAGCGATATGCACTACATCCGCAATTTTGTTTCCCACACAAGGGAAACAAATATGTCCCCTTATAAGTATAACAAGCATCTGGCCACCATCGTGGATTTTGCAAAATTTATACATACAGGCGAAGGGCTGGTCTCCACATTGGAAAAAGAGGTCCAAAAATCCAATCAGGACTATACTTTTACTGTGTATAATACAGAATCAAATGTGAACAGGGAAGAATTGATTTATTTTATTGAAAAGAACGTGCTGTCTAAAGCCGTGGACAAAGGAGATGTCCTTGACCCAAGTATACGGGAAAGCCTCATCCGGACAAGCATTCGGATCAAAAATATGAAAACAACCGATGAAATCCTGAGTTTCTTTAAAGGTGCCTTAAAATCTCCCAGAGGCCAGAAAGTCCGGGATGAATTACATGCCCATGGCTTAAAATCCTTCGAGGATATATATGATGAAATTGCTCAAAAATATACCCCTAAATAA
- a CDS encoding flavodoxin family protein — MKTIAINGSPRKGWNTHILVEEALKGAASRGSETELINLYDLNFKGCISCFACKKLGGKSLGRCAAGDDLKPVLDRIHGCDALIIGSPIYISEVTASVRALVERLTFQYITYSKEKKTFLTRRIPSLLLYTMNIPEPALESAGYTAKFKAYEDLFDRVLGPAKTLISTETWQTTDYSKYEMTMFDEPARKKRREEVFPQHKQKAFELGAELIP, encoded by the coding sequence ATGAAAACTATCGCCATTAACGGTAGCCCCCGCAAGGGCTGGAATACTCATATCCTGGTGGAGGAAGCCCTGAAAGGCGCCGCATCCAGGGGGTCAGAAACGGAGCTTATCAACCTGTACGATTTGAATTTCAAGGGTTGTATCAGCTGTTTTGCCTGTAAAAAGCTGGGCGGCAAGAGCCTGGGCCGTTGCGCTGCTGGGGATGATCTTAAACCTGTATTGGACCGTATCCATGGCTGTGACGCCCTTATCATCGGCTCCCCCATCTATATCAGCGAAGTCACCGCCTCTGTCCGGGCCTTAGTTGAGCGGCTTACCTTCCAGTACATTACCTATAGCAAAGAAAAAAAGACCTTTCTAACCCGGCGTATCCCCTCGTTATTGCTTTACACCATGAACATTCCCGAGCCCGCTTTGGAATCTGCAGGGTATACAGCCAAATTCAAAGCTTACGAGGACCTTTTTGACCGTGTCCTGGGCCCGGCAAAAACCCTGATCTCCACCGAAACCTGGCAGACCACAGACTATTCCAAATACGAGATGACCATGTTTGACGAGCCGGCCCGGAAGAAGCGCCGGGAGGAGGTCTTCCCCCAGCACAAACAGAAGGCCTTTGAGCTTGGGGCGGAACTGATACCTTAG
- the flgK gene encoding flagellar hook-associated protein FlgK translates to MTSTFSGIEIGKRAVIAHQQALNTTGHNLSNMETEGYSRQRVEFSPFEPIYLPGLNREETPGQIGQGTVVERIERLRDQLLDQQIVARASGEGYWTARDPYVRMMEQLYMEVGDNSMRSRMDAFWDSWQELSRHPADTAPREAVLERGKTMVDAIHDRYRGLKGLQDMVNQDIQLTVGRVNDLSKQIAGLNKEIQKVRAQGDNPNDLLDRRDLLVDKLSSIIDVTVDSRDPDEFMVHTSGFVLVQGKIGRQFDLEQGIETEGYSRIVWGETRDEAHFRGGSLAALLDLRDNTIQSEIQNLDNMTMNFVDLVNEIHRESYGLNGTTGQEFFQEYPFVTNLNGNYDRDGDGEFDSSYIFRINGTNALEPQAQLGIEGTISLSGATGNVQVPYYPTDTVTEVVTRINNAGGEVVARLNRDGFLSLKGTPAEDPSNPDFVIRHIEDSGYFLTGYAGVLNGQGPAGAYNWAQADASAALSGGVQDYSVAPVAHPSGWIDINPALLRDVNSVAAGFGENGRSANPGNGEAAMAIAAIRNTRVMVGSQGTFDDYFADAVGRIGLLGEQSGRQLETQNLAMKTLKDMRASVSGVNVDEELSAMIRYQHGYAAAARFITTVNTLLDTIINRMGVS, encoded by the coding sequence ATGACATCTACCTTTTCGGGAATTGAAATAGGCAAGCGGGCGGTTATCGCCCATCAGCAGGCCCTGAATACCACGGGGCATAACCTTTCCAACATGGAAACTGAGGGCTATTCCCGGCAGCGAGTGGAATTTTCCCCCTTTGAGCCCATTTATCTCCCGGGGCTGAACCGGGAGGAGACCCCCGGCCAGATAGGGCAGGGCACGGTGGTTGAGCGGATTGAACGGCTCCGGGACCAGCTTCTGGATCAGCAGATCGTTGCCCGGGCTTCCGGGGAAGGGTACTGGACCGCCCGGGACCCCTATGTACGCATGATGGAACAGCTGTACATGGAAGTGGGGGATAATTCCATGCGGAGCCGTATGGACGCCTTCTGGGATTCCTGGCAGGAACTTTCCAGGCACCCTGCAGATACCGCCCCCCGGGAAGCGGTGCTTGAACGGGGCAAAACCATGGTAGACGCCATCCATGACCGGTACCGAGGGCTGAAGGGCCTACAGGATATGGTGAACCAGGATATACAGCTCACCGTAGGCCGGGTGAACGATCTTTCCAAACAGATCGCCGGGCTGAACAAGGAAATTCAAAAGGTGCGTGCCCAGGGGGACAATCCCAATGACCTCCTGGACCGCCGGGACCTTCTGGTGGACAAGCTTTCCTCAATAATTGATGTTACCGTGGACAGCCGGGACCCGGATGAATTTATGGTCCACACCTCCGGGTTTGTGCTGGTCCAGGGAAAAATCGGCCGCCAGTTCGACCTGGAACAGGGTATCGAAACCGAAGGCTATTCCCGGATCGTCTGGGGTGAGACCAGGGATGAGGCCCACTTTCGCGGCGGAAGTCTGGCTGCGCTGCTTGATCTCCGGGACAATACCATACAGTCGGAAATACAAAACCTGGACAATATGACCATGAACTTTGTGGATCTGGTCAATGAGATACACCGTGAAAGCTACGGCCTTAACGGTACTACGGGGCAGGAATTCTTCCAGGAATATCCCTTTGTTACTAACCTTAACGGAAACTATGACCGGGATGGGGACGGGGAATTTGATTCCTCCTATATTTTCCGTATCAACGGTACCAATGCCCTGGAACCCCAGGCTCAGTTGGGCATTGAGGGAACTATCTCCCTTTCAGGGGCCACAGGAAATGTGCAGGTTCCCTACTATCCTACGGATACAGTGACCGAAGTAGTTACCCGTATCAACAATGCGGGTGGAGAAGTGGTGGCCCGGCTCAACCGGGATGGCTTTCTTTCCCTGAAAGGGACTCCCGCAGAAGATCCGAGCAACCCCGATTTTGTGATCCGTCACATTGAGGATTCGGGGTACTTTCTCACCGGGTATGCCGGGGTGTTAAACGGGCAGGGGCCTGCGGGGGCCTATAACTGGGCCCAGGCGGATGCCAGTGCCGCTCTCAGTGGGGGTGTGCAGGACTATTCGGTGGCGCCGGTGGCCCATCCTTCCGGGTGGATCGATATTAACCCGGCCCTGCTCCGGGATGTCAATTCTGTGGCCGCCGGGTTCGGCGAAAACGGCCGCTCCGCCAATCCCGGTAACGGGGAGGCTGCCATGGCAATAGCCGCCATCCGGAACACCCGGGTCATGGTGGGCAGCCAGGGCACCTTTGACGATTACTTCGCCGATGCAGTGGGGCGTATCGGCCTTTTGGGCGAGCAGAGCGGCCGGCAGCTGGAAACCCAGAACCTGGCCATGAAAACCCTTAAGGATATGCGGGCGTCTGTCTCCGGGGTAAATGTGGACGAAGAGTTGTCGGCAATGATCCGGTACCAGCACGGCTATGCGGCGGCAGCGCGGTTTATCACCACGGTGAACACATTGCTGGACACTATTATTAACAGAATGGGGGTTAGTTGA
- the fliW gene encoding flagellar assembly protein FliW has product MKVATKAYGLIEVDERQRISFPLGLLGFESFKEYILLDAERQPFYWLQSLEVEQIAFILINPFLFRPDYELDINDEELKDIGLSGPEKALIFSIVTIPSGGSPMTANLQGPLIINRDIRSGKQAVLTDPRWKTKHDIIEELAAVRQGTC; this is encoded by the coding sequence GTGAAGGTCGCAACAAAAGCGTATGGCTTGATTGAAGTTGATGAACGGCAAAGGATCAGTTTTCCCCTGGGCCTTCTGGGCTTTGAATCTTTTAAGGAGTATATACTCCTTGATGCGGAACGGCAGCCCTTTTACTGGCTCCAGTCCCTGGAGGTTGAACAGATAGCCTTCATCCTGATCAACCCATTTCTGTTCAGACCCGATTATGAACTGGACATTAACGATGAGGAGCTTAAGGATATAGGCCTATCCGGCCCGGAGAAAGCCCTGATATTTTCCATTGTTACCATCCCTTCCGGCGGCAGCCCCATGACTGCTAATCTTCAGGGGCCCCTGATAATCAACAGAGACATCCGCTCGGGTAAGCAGGCTGTGTTAACCGATCCCCGGTGGAAAACAAAGCATGACATCATAGAAGAACTTGCGGCGGTGAGGCAGGGCACATGCTGA
- a CDS encoding lysophospholipid acyltransferase family protein encodes MVLLRTIFVFFVTSLSMLFVFPFGIIAFLLSSLGLKKQMSFLTYKIAQGWAIVTLASTGCKLTIRGTENVPRKGGFCLVGNHNSILDIVLILATVGRPIGFIAKKELALIPFLNIWILLIGGLFIDRKNIRKAVGTINEGIGRIKAGGSMIIFPEGTRSKGQGLLPFKSGSLKLATKAGCPMVPLAIAGSYEVFEKTGRLQTGPVSVSYAPAIATAEISADEKRGLTDQVYGVIAGMLKDAP; translated from the coding sequence ATGGTTTTATTGCGAACGATCTTTGTTTTTTTTGTTACCAGCCTGTCCATGCTCTTCGTTTTTCCCTTCGGGATTATAGCTTTTCTTTTAAGCTCCCTGGGTTTAAAGAAGCAGATGAGTTTTCTGACCTATAAGATTGCCCAGGGCTGGGCTATTGTGACCCTGGCATCAACGGGCTGCAAACTTACTATTCGTGGAACAGAAAATGTGCCCCGAAAAGGCGGGTTCTGTCTGGTGGGCAACCACAACAGTATCTTAGACATTGTGTTGATCCTGGCTACTGTGGGCCGCCCAATCGGGTTTATCGCAAAAAAAGAATTGGCCCTTATCCCCTTCCTTAATATCTGGATTCTGCTTATAGGGGGGCTCTTCATTGATCGGAAGAATATACGGAAAGCGGTGGGTACCATTAACGAGGGGATAGGGCGAATCAAGGCCGGTGGCTCCATGATCATCTTCCCCGAGGGCACCCGGAGCAAAGGCCAGGGTCTCCTTCCTTTCAAATCAGGTTCCCTCAAATTAGCCACCAAGGCCGGGTGTCCCATGGTCCCCTTGGCTATAGCCGGCAGCTATGAGGTGTTTGAAAAAACCGGCCGTCTCCAGACAGGGCCGGTTTCGGTCAGCTATGCCCCTGCCATCGCAACTGCTGAGATTTCCGCCGATGAAAAGCGGGGCCTTACGGATCAGGTTTACGGGGTAATAGCGGGTATGCTGAAAGACGCTCCTTAA
- a CDS encoding HAD family hydrolase yields the protein MSIKGVAFDFGNVISLPQDTGVIDELVAIAGMERPRFEPLLWAARGEYDRGTLTGIEYYRGFLAKAGVFPAETALEQMVAIDLKSWSRINPETVKLMEDVKNAGLKLGILSNMPHEFLAMARKNIPVFQLPHRGIFSCEVDSIKPEEKIYRETLSALGLEPEEMAFFDDIAVNVDKARSLGIQAFIWKDSKTARADLETLSVTLGASKN from the coding sequence GTGTCGATTAAAGGTGTGGCTTTTGATTTTGGGAATGTAATTTCTTTACCCCAGGATACGGGGGTGATAGATGAGCTAGTGGCTATTGCGGGGATGGAAAGGCCGCGTTTTGAGCCCCTGCTCTGGGCGGCCCGGGGCGAATATGACCGGGGGACCCTGACGGGGATTGAATATTACCGGGGCTTTTTGGCAAAGGCCGGGGTTTTTCCGGCGGAGACAGCCCTGGAACAGATGGTGGCAATTGATCTGAAAAGCTGGTCCAGGATAAATCCCGAAACAGTGAAGCTCATGGAGGATGTTAAAAATGCAGGGTTGAAGTTAGGGATACTCTCCAACATGCCTCATGAATTTCTTGCCATGGCCCGGAAAAATATACCCGTGTTCCAGCTGCCCCATCGGGGGATATTCTCCTGCGAAGTTGATTCGATCAAACCGGAAGAGAAGATCTACCGGGAAACCCTTTCCGCCCTGGGCTTAGAGCCGGAAGAGATGGCTTTTTTTGACGATATAGCCGTTAATGTTGATAAGGCCCGTTCCCTGGGGATACAGGCCTTTATCTGGAAGGACAGCAAAACTGCCCGGGCAGATCTGGAAACACTGTCCGTAACCCTGGGCGCCTCTAAAAACTGA
- a CDS encoding flagellar hook-associated protein 3, whose amino-acid sequence MRRVSTDMPNTDMQYYLRRQEEGLSKVQSKIANQSRINELRDDPLAASHAVRYDSYLTRLERFENNTQYAQDHYRITDDYMKQAIDVMQRIREISVQGAQGTYAPEDMKYMAQEVNELLKEIVTVSNAMGPDGKQIFAGDKAFTEPFRMVEGTVPGGGENVVVRVEYRGAGATRRTEVSEGAYADLDMGGGEVFWAENMQIFSTFDASDYRVTESGAFYVDGEEINVGAGDSLPAIVAKINESSAPVKAYIDPMTKGIALEGTNPHLIRLEDRQDSRILQDLGVISNSVDPGAPNWHPSARVSGGSAFDMVIRLRDALFRGDTEFAGSQGIGGMDLALSNMESRLAELGSREERAEATWQRLNKEIPNVAAAFSREAGLDMASAATDLAMMDFAHKAALQTAAKVLPPTLLDFLR is encoded by the coding sequence ATGAGACGAGTTTCGACGGATATGCCTAATACGGATATGCAGTACTATCTGCGGCGCCAGGAAGAAGGGCTGAGCAAGGTCCAGTCAAAGATAGCCAACCAGTCCCGGATAAACGAGCTCAGGGATGATCCTCTGGCAGCTTCCCATGCGGTACGTTACGATTCCTACCTTACCAGGCTTGAACGCTTTGAGAATAATACCCAGTACGCACAGGATCACTACCGGATCACCGACGACTATATGAAGCAGGCCATTGATGTGATGCAGCGGATTAGAGAAATTTCAGTGCAAGGAGCCCAGGGTACCTATGCGCCTGAGGATATGAAATACATGGCACAGGAAGTGAATGAACTGCTCAAGGAGATCGTTACGGTTTCTAACGCTATGGGACCCGACGGCAAACAGATCTTTGCGGGGGACAAGGCCTTTACCGAGCCCTTCCGCATGGTGGAAGGAACCGTTCCCGGGGGCGGTGAAAACGTGGTGGTCCGGGTGGAATACCGGGGCGCCGGGGCTACCCGGAGGACCGAGGTGAGCGAAGGCGCCTACGCCGACCTTGATATGGGGGGCGGGGAAGTTTTCTGGGCTGAGAATATGCAGATCTTCTCCACCTTTGATGCTTCCGATTACCGGGTTACCGAAAGCGGTGCCTTTTATGTGGACGGGGAAGAAATCAATGTCGGCGCCGGGGACAGTCTTCCTGCAATCGTGGCGAAGATCAACGAATCCTCCGCGCCGGTAAAAGCATACATCGATCCTATGACCAAGGGTATTGCCCTGGAGGGGACCAACCCTCATTTGATCCGCCTGGAAGACCGGCAGGATTCCCGGATACTGCAAGACTTAGGGGTCATTAGTAATTCTGTTGATCCCGGGGCGCCCAACTGGCACCCTTCTGCCCGGGTTTCAGGTGGTTCCGCCTTTGATATGGTTATCCGGCTTCGGGACGCCCTGTTCCGGGGGGACACGGAATTTGCGGGCAGCCAGGGCATAGGCGGCATGGACCTTGCCCTGTCCAATATGGAAAGCCGTCTGGCCGAGCTGGGCAGCCGGGAAGAGCGGGCGGAAGCGACCTGGCAGCGCTTAAACAAAGAAATACCCAATGTGGCCGCCGCCTTTTCCCGGGAAGCAGGGCTTGACATGGCCTCTGCGGCCACCGATTTAGCCATGATGGACTTTGCCCATAAGGCGGCTTTACAGACCGCCGCCAAGGTTCTTCCCCCAACCTTGCTAGATTTCCTGCGCTAG